The following coding sequences are from one uncultured Desulfobacter sp. window:
- a CDS encoding J domain-containing protein: protein MDKQTGLNILGLGPAADRTDARAAFRRLAKVWHPDRFATDPLKAKNAEEKMKQVNEAFHFLLPLLPKTIVAQEDGQNSPEFNHDRTSSHGRNNWFQGFLSTLVAGLKKRCNEKREVDAQKTGRSGQAPGPGPYCQAGKSGRARKTAFDTVFQNAVKRNRAGAAVPRKTPGKRPVYSHADYGWYFNSVPARSRAVGYLKNRNRGPVEAISPVAPVKRR, encoded by the coding sequence ATGGATAAACAAACAGGGCTAAATATTTTAGGTCTTGGGCCGGCGGCCGACCGTACGGATGCCCGCGCAGCCTTTCGCAGGCTTGCTAAAGTCTGGCATCCGGACAGGTTTGCAACGGACCCATTAAAGGCAAAAAACGCCGAAGAAAAAATGAAACAGGTGAATGAAGCCTTTCATTTTCTGCTGCCTTTGCTGCCCAAAACCATTGTCGCGCAGGAAGATGGACAAAATTCTCCGGAGTTCAACCATGATCGCACCTCATCCCATGGCCGTAACAATTGGTTTCAGGGCTTTTTATCAACCCTGGTTGCCGGCTTAAAAAAACGCTGTAATGAAAAAAGAGAGGTCGACGCTCAAAAAACGGGCCGCTCCGGGCAAGCACCCGGCCCCGGACCGTATTGCCAGGCAGGCAAATCCGGCAGGGCAAGGAAAACAGCTTTCGACACCGTGTTTCAAAACGCGGTTAAGCGCAACCGGGCAGGGGCTGCTGTCCCCCGGAAGACCCCGGGAAAGAGGCCTGTCTATAGCCATGCCGACTATGGGTGGTACTTTAATTCGGTCCCTGCACGTTCACGAGCCGTGGGCTACCTGAAAAACAGGAACAGAGGGCCTGTGGAAGCGATCAGTCCAGTTGCACCGGTGAAAAGACGTTAA
- a CDS encoding ARMT1-like domain-containing protein — MASCDAGPKSVNTTPDQNAWFTAFFLENHIDPFAYPMKVGSREQVEFMVYPENDERFYPCSDAMFAAIMSRKRPRFLLNRYREVLDKIFDIIEAFIDSEYDREFLSSLIRIKYDNEIQSRLLIPSRLEKRLYKIFLSRTHIEDPYENLKKKENARAYRFMVSESFKKALNEVNGATENMKGLTLDQIKTKVNEIEFTRRLSLLTASTLWQDEDFRVPSTSAIKKLLTAKVTGNGMAHLLELVHTPKSKILWLTDESKDAVADIAIAQFLANMGHVVILAVKEKPFFKKVCLHDTRTDPVLAKILDQAHFIHDKAIGKNKLVQRLKRDEHLYVISDGTQEALNLLLVSTTFSRVFKEVDCVVTRGPKQRNRMIQTHFKFTRDVINICATDNRLDIVFKPRHPDFINFSHTDLEEKADKIIAQMKQAKKKNMTVMFYSGIIGSIPGKIDVAKKIMSRFIEHLKNQSDNLFIINPSSYYEPGMDADDLMYMWEIVQRSRYIDIWRFQTAEDIAQSFEIMGQKVPPEWIGKDATYSTGCTKEMRIAQDVQIKNPEMQLMGPSVDKFMRRDEYGVGSMYDQRLAGI, encoded by the coding sequence ATGGCATCCTGTGACGCCGGCCCCAAATCTGTCAACACAACGCCTGACCAGAATGCATGGTTCACGGCATTTTTCCTTGAAAACCATATTGACCCATTTGCCTACCCCATGAAGGTCGGGTCCAGGGAGCAGGTGGAATTTATGGTATATCCGGAAAATGACGAACGGTTCTATCCGTGTTCCGACGCCATGTTTGCAGCAATCATGTCCCGGAAAAGACCACGGTTTCTGTTAAACCGCTACCGTGAAGTACTTGATAAAATTTTTGATATTATCGAGGCGTTTATCGATTCGGAATATGACCGGGAGTTTTTGTCCAGCCTGATACGGATAAAATACGATAATGAAATCCAAAGCCGCCTGCTCATCCCCTCCCGGCTTGAAAAGCGGTTGTATAAAATTTTCCTGAGCCGAACCCATATCGAAGATCCCTATGAAAACCTGAAAAAAAAGGAAAATGCCAGGGCATACAGATTCATGGTGTCGGAATCCTTCAAAAAAGCGTTAAACGAAGTGAACGGTGCAACGGAAAACATGAAAGGCTTAACCCTTGACCAGATTAAAACAAAGGTCAATGAGATAGAGTTCACACGGCGCCTCTCCCTCTTGACGGCCTCGACCCTGTGGCAGGATGAAGATTTCAGGGTCCCTTCAACGTCGGCCATAAAAAAACTGTTAACAGCCAAAGTGACCGGCAACGGCATGGCACACTTGCTTGAACTGGTGCACACACCAAAATCAAAAATCCTGTGGCTCACCGACGAATCCAAAGATGCGGTTGCGGACATTGCCATTGCCCAGTTCCTTGCCAATATGGGGCACGTGGTTATTCTTGCGGTCAAAGAGAAACCGTTTTTTAAAAAAGTCTGCCTCCACGACACCCGCACAGATCCGGTATTGGCCAAAATCCTGGACCAGGCCCATTTCATCCACGACAAGGCCATCGGCAAAAATAAACTGGTCCAGCGCCTCAAACGAGATGAGCATCTGTATGTGATATCCGACGGCACCCAGGAGGCACTGAACCTGTTGCTGGTCTCCACCACCTTTTCGCGGGTTTTCAAAGAGGTTGACTGCGTGGTGACCCGGGGTCCCAAACAAAGGAACCGGATGATCCAGACCCATTTCAAATTTACCAGGGATGTGATCAATATCTGTGCAACCGACAACAGGCTGGACATCGTTTTTAAACCCAGACACCCTGACTTTATCAACTTCAGCCACACGGATCTCGAAGAAAAGGCCGATAAAATCATCGCTCAAATGAAGCAGGCCAAAAAGAAAAACATGACCGTCATGTTCTACTCGGGCATCATCGGGTCCATCCCCGGCAAAATTGATGTGGCCAAAAAAATAATGAGCCGGTTTATTGAGCATTTAAAAAACCAGTCGGACAATCTTTTTATTATTAACCCGTCGTCATACTATGAGCCGGGCATGGATGCCGATGACCTGATGTACATGTGGGAAATTGTTCAACGAAGCAGATACATTGATATCTGGCGGTTCCAGACCGCAGAGGACATTGCCCAAAGCTTTGAAATCATGGGGCAGAAAGTTCCGCCGGAGTGGATTGGAAAGGATGCCACCTATTCCACCGGCTGCACCAAGGAGATGCGCATTGCCCAGGATGTCCAGATAAAAAATCCGGAAATGCAGTTGATGGGACCGTCTGTGGATAAATTCATGCGCCGGGATGAATATGGCGTGGGCTCCATGTACGATCAACGGTTGGCCGGCATATAA
- a CDS encoding phosphoesterase: MSKKQEKVLCIDRNDLPAAWVCQRTVLPMDFPTFAATCTNAAFSFIPRYLAEEDRQKKQIIPYILLQTADGSRTAAYNRQGSEKRLHDLWSIGIGGHINPEDNVTETGRFETILKNGMQRELEEELAQRVADDPIEFIGIISEDVTPVGSVHMGAVFLIRTQTPENYLPGEELHSFTWHETATLARLNLELWSELAIELVNLLNPTP, from the coding sequence ATGAGCAAAAAACAAGAAAAGGTCTTATGTATTGACCGAAATGACCTTCCGGCAGCGTGGGTCTGCCAAAGAACGGTCCTTCCAATGGATTTCCCCACGTTTGCCGCCACCTGCACCAACGCCGCTTTTTCCTTTATCCCCCGGTACCTTGCCGAAGAAGACAGGCAAAAAAAACAGATCATCCCCTATATTCTGTTACAGACCGCCGATGGAAGCAGGACTGCGGCCTACAACAGACAGGGCAGTGAAAAACGACTCCATGACCTGTGGTCCATCGGCATCGGCGGCCATATCAACCCGGAAGACAATGTCACGGAGACAGGCAGGTTTGAAACTATTTTAAAAAACGGCATGCAAAGAGAACTGGAGGAAGAGTTGGCCCAGCGCGTTGCCGACGACCCCATTGAATTCATCGGCATTATCAGTGAAGATGTCACACCTGTGGGCAGCGTTCACATGGGAGCGGTTTTTTTAATCAGAACACAAACCCCCGAAAACTACCTGCCCGGCGAGGAGCTGCACAGCTTTACCTGGCATGAAACGGCAACGCTTGCCCGGCTGAATCTGGAATTATGGTCCGAGTTGGCCATAGAGCTTGTTAATTTATTGAATCCAACACCTTAA
- a CDS encoding TAXI family TRAP transporter solute-binding subunit — protein sequence MFKKILTTLAALFMAATLSIPASTAGESLILATATTGGTYYPVGVAIGTLASIKLAKTHQITVTAINSAGSGENIQMLKNKEAQMAILQSLFGLNAYKGMGPYEGKPVTDFRSVSMLWENVEHFSLNAKAVKTGTISDLGHIQGEKFSIGKRGSGTEGSGRTLLKAMGIDPETDMVLEFLGYTPSAQAMMDNRIIGSNIPAGAPAAAITQLYAQMGNKKVRVLDFTDEQLAKIQEVYPIWNRYVIPANTYPGQSKEINTISQPNFLAAHPDVSEETVYLITKTMYENLPFLSSIHKATKVMNIKKAIAGLPVPLHPGAARYYKEVGIDIPESLL from the coding sequence ATGTTCAAAAAAATTTTGACCACACTGGCAGCACTTTTCATGGCCGCCACCCTGAGCATCCCGGCATCAACCGCAGGTGAAAGCCTGATCCTGGCCACGGCAACCACCGGCGGAACCTATTACCCGGTGGGTGTTGCCATCGGCACCCTTGCCAGCATCAAACTGGCAAAAACACACCAGATCACCGTCACGGCCATCAATTCGGCCGGTTCCGGTGAAAATATCCAGATGCTCAAAAACAAAGAGGCACAGATGGCCATCCTCCAGTCCCTGTTCGGATTGAACGCCTACAAAGGCATGGGACCTTACGAGGGAAAGCCGGTTACGGATTTCAGGTCCGTCAGCATGCTGTGGGAAAACGTTGAACATTTTTCTTTGAACGCCAAAGCTGTTAAAACCGGAACCATTTCGGACCTTGGACATATCCAGGGCGAAAAGTTCTCCATCGGCAAACGTGGCTCCGGCACCGAAGGATCCGGCAGAACCCTTCTCAAGGCAATGGGCATTGATCCGGAAACGGACATGGTCCTTGAATTTTTAGGCTACACCCCCAGCGCCCAGGCCATGATGGATAATCGGATCATCGGCTCCAACATTCCGGCCGGGGCCCCTGCGGCAGCCATTACCCAGCTGTATGCCCAGATGGGCAACAAAAAGGTTAGAGTGCTGGACTTCACCGACGAACAGCTGGCGAAAATCCAAGAGGTCTACCCCATCTGGAACCGGTATGTTATCCCTGCCAATACCTACCCGGGACAGTCCAAAGAGATCAACACCATTTCCCAGCCCAACTTCCTTGCCGCGCATCCGGATGTGTCCGAAGAAACCGTATACTTGATCACTAAAACCATGTACGAAAACCTGCCGTTTCTTTCCAGCATTCACAAGGCGACCAAGGTCATGAACATCAAAAAAGCCATTGCCGGCCTGCCCGTTCCCCTGCACCCCGGTGCGGCCAGATACTACAAAGAAGTGGGCATCGATATTCCTGAATCTTTGCTCTAA
- the amrA gene encoding AmmeMemoRadiSam system protein A, translated as MIGDEQGRMLLKMARAGIAEELGVSVDTAQIDLEASFLEIKMGLFVTLHKNGRLRGCIGIIEPDGPLKTGVPEIARLAAFKDSRFTPLAREEFDQVDLEISLLSPPEKLEYNTAKELRQRLVPFKDGVIIEKASRRAIFLPQVWEQLSDVASFLSQLCLKAGLDAGEWEDGSLTVHTYRVHSFSEKK; from the coding sequence ATGATAGGTGACGAACAGGGGCGGATGCTGCTGAAAATGGCGCGCGCCGGGATTGCTGAAGAACTCGGGGTTTCTGTGGATACAGCGCAGATTGATTTAGAGGCATCCTTTCTGGAAATAAAAATGGGTCTGTTTGTGACCCTGCATAAAAACGGACGCCTCAGGGGATGTATCGGCATCATAGAACCGGATGGGCCTTTAAAAACAGGGGTTCCGGAAATCGCGAGACTTGCCGCGTTTAAAGACTCTCGTTTTACCCCCCTCGCCAGGGAAGAATTTGACCAGGTGGACCTGGAAATCAGTCTGTTGTCTCCCCCTGAAAAACTTGAATACAATACGGCAAAAGAGTTGCGCCAACGGCTTGTGCCGTTCAAGGATGGTGTCATTATTGAAAAGGCAAGCAGACGGGCGATCTTTCTTCCCCAGGTCTGGGAACAATTGTCCGACGTCGCGTCGTTTTTATCCCAGTTGTGCCTCAAAGCCGGGCTTGATGCCGGTGAATGGGAGGACGGCAGCCTAACCGTCCATACTTACAGGGTGCATTCATTTTCTGAAAAAAAGTAG
- a CDS encoding M48 family metallopeptidase, protein MFLSEQTITTIILITLIVDFTMNYVADRLNIGSLTTHLPEKFSDVYDKDRYEQSQQYLKATTRLGTITSTIDLGVLLAFWFLGGFGALDQFVRNTGWSTIGCGLLFIGILAGCKFIISLPFSIYSTFVIEEKFGFNKTTPKTFILDLLKSLILSMALGIPLLSAIFWFLESTGPLAWLICWGVTTVFILGVQYIVPTWIMPLFNKFTPLEDGELKDNLFAYAKTIDFPLTQIFVMDGSKRSTKSNAFFTGFGKNKRIVLFDTLINAHTSDELLGVLAHEMGHFKKKHIQRRLIFGILQMGVVFYLLSLFITQQSLFTAFHVAAPSIYAGLVFFSILFSPVDLVISIVMQFFSRKDEYEADRFAALTTKKPTALITALKKLSADNLSNLTPHPFYVFLHYSHPPLAQRVEAMEQIQGPA, encoded by the coding sequence ATGTTTTTATCCGAGCAGACGATCACCACCATTATTCTGATTACCCTCATTGTTGACTTTACAATGAATTATGTGGCTGATCGTCTGAACATCGGCAGCCTGACCACACATCTGCCCGAAAAATTTTCAGATGTTTATGATAAAGACCGGTATGAGCAGTCCCAGCAGTATCTTAAGGCCACCACCCGACTGGGCACGATTACCTCAACCATTGATCTTGGTGTCCTTTTAGCGTTCTGGTTTCTGGGCGGATTCGGTGCCCTTGATCAATTTGTCAGGAACACCGGATGGTCTACCATTGGTTGCGGACTGCTGTTTATCGGGATACTGGCAGGATGCAAATTTATCATCTCCCTGCCCTTTTCCATCTATTCCACCTTTGTCATTGAGGAAAAATTCGGTTTCAACAAAACCACGCCCAAAACGTTTATTCTGGATCTGCTGAAATCATTGATTTTATCCATGGCACTGGGTATTCCCCTGCTGTCGGCCATATTCTGGTTCCTGGAAAGCACAGGGCCTTTGGCCTGGTTGATCTGCTGGGGTGTCACCACGGTGTTCATCCTGGGGGTGCAATACATTGTTCCCACATGGATCATGCCCTTGTTCAATAAGTTTACCCCCCTTGAAGACGGAGAATTAAAAGACAACCTTTTTGCCTATGCAAAAACCATTGATTTTCCCTTGACCCAGATTTTTGTCATGGACGGTTCCAAACGCAGCACCAAGTCCAATGCGTTTTTCACAGGGTTTGGGAAAAACAAACGTATTGTGCTGTTTGACACCCTGATCAATGCCCATACATCAGACGAACTTCTGGGTGTACTTGCCCATGAAATGGGACATTTCAAAAAAAAGCACATCCAGCGGCGTCTTATTTTCGGCATTCTCCAGATGGGAGTCGTTTTTTACCTTCTGTCTTTATTCATCACCCAGCAGAGTCTGTTTACGGCATTTCATGTGGCGGCACCGTCCATATATGCAGGTCTTGTGTTTTTCAGCATTCTTTTTTCTCCGGTTGACCTGGTCATCTCCATTGTCATGCAGTTTTTTTCAAGAAAAGATGAGTATGAAGCAGACCGTTTCGCCGCATTGACAACCAAAAAACCAACGGCATTGATCACAGCGTTAAAGAAACTCAGTGCCGACAACCTGTCCAACCTGACCCCGCATCCCTTTTATGTGTTTTTACATTATTCCCATCCGCCACTGGCCCAGCGCGTTGAAGCCATGGAACAGATTCAAGGGCCGGCGTAA
- the purB gene encoding adenylosuccinate lyase — protein MTQVLSITPIDGRYARLTGVLANIFSESGLIHHRIHVELKWLKFLITDLKVHEVIGAEQDLDLSGLDGLIKDFNEDYALQVKEIESRTNHDVKAVEYFIKEKLDAAGLSPIREWVHFACTSEDINNTAYALMLKKGKDLVVELLKTFVAEIEKKALVYKSVPMMSRTHGQPATPTTPGKEFVNFAWRLNQEIKVLEATKIQAKINGATGNYNAHLFAFPEIDWIAASERFIQDSLGLEPILFTTQINPNTGLSRVLHAMVRAAAVMIDFDRDMWGYISFGYFKQRVAAGETGSSTMPHKVNPIDFENSEGNMGLGISMMEHLSVKLQKSRFQRDLSDSTVLRSLGTVFGYFTIGVKNAIKGLSKVDLNQEVLEKDLNDNPELLAEPFQTVMRVYGEDNPYERLKDLTRGKKIQKEDLARFVDGLEKVPDDVKARMGALSPQTYLGLAESLVDRYFEEKLNG, from the coding sequence ATGACACAGGTCTTATCCATCACACCCATAGATGGTCGTTATGCCCGTCTTACCGGCGTGCTTGCAAATATTTTCAGTGAGTCCGGACTGATTCACCATCGGATTCACGTTGAACTTAAATGGCTGAAATTTTTGATCACGGACTTAAAGGTCCATGAAGTTATAGGTGCTGAGCAGGACCTGGATCTGTCAGGTCTGGATGGTCTGATAAAAGACTTCAATGAGGATTATGCGCTCCAGGTCAAGGAGATAGAGTCCCGGACCAATCATGACGTAAAAGCCGTTGAATATTTTATCAAGGAAAAACTGGACGCTGCCGGACTTTCGCCCATACGCGAGTGGGTTCACTTTGCATGCACGTCCGAAGATATCAACAACACGGCATACGCCCTGATGCTTAAAAAAGGCAAGGATCTCGTGGTCGAGCTGCTCAAAACCTTTGTGGCGGAGATCGAGAAAAAAGCCCTGGTCTATAAAAGCGTTCCAATGATGTCCCGCACCCATGGGCAACCGGCCACCCCGACAACCCCGGGAAAAGAGTTCGTTAATTTTGCCTGGCGCTTGAACCAGGAAATTAAGGTCCTGGAAGCGACCAAAATCCAGGCGAAAATAAACGGGGCCACAGGCAACTATAATGCCCATCTGTTTGCGTTTCCGGAAATTGACTGGATTGCCGCATCCGAACGGTTTATCCAGGATTCCCTTGGTCTTGAACCCATTTTGTTCACCACCCAGATCAATCCGAATACAGGCCTTTCCAGGGTACTTCATGCCATGGTCCGGGCCGCAGCGGTCATGATTGATTTTGACCGTGACATGTGGGGATATATCAGCTTCGGATATTTCAAGCAGCGGGTGGCGGCCGGTGAGACCGGATCATCCACGATGCCCCATAAAGTCAACCCCATTGATTTTGAAAACAGTGAGGGGAATATGGGCCTTGGGATTTCCATGATGGAGCATCTGTCCGTTAAACTTCAAAAATCCCGTTTCCAGAGGGACTTGAGCGACAGCACCGTACTGCGCAGCCTTGGTACGGTATTCGGGTATTTTACCATTGGTGTGAAAAATGCCATCAAGGGCCTGTCAAAAGTGGATTTAAATCAGGAAGTGCTTGAAAAAGACCTAAACGATAATCCCGAACTTCTGGCCGAACCCTTTCAAACCGTTATGCGGGTATACGGCGAGGATAATCCATATGAGCGGCTCAAGGATCTGACCCGGGGCAAAAAAATTCAAAAAGAGGATTTGGCCCGGTTTGTGGATGGACTTGAAAAGGTGCCGGATGATGTTAAAGCACGTATGGGAGCCCTTTCTCCCCAGACCTACCTGGGACTTGCCGAATCTTTGGTGGACAGATATTTTGAAGAAAAGTTAAACGGGTAG
- the gspF gene encoding type II secretion system inner membrane protein GspF, with protein MAVFEYNGLTASGRKKSGILDAESSDAAQEELKQKGIFPTSILRIESGAGHIKIKKGAPPKKTLNLPPLFSSVKSSEITMITRQLATLLAAGFPLLKALATLVPQARTKAFKRVLSRVKDAIEEGNSFADALAAHPQVFSAVYINMVKAGEASGTLEVVLERLADFSEKREDTKKKIQASLAYPILMAVIGFLVLIFLLTFIVPNITKIFTDMNHDLPMPTQILLGISGIVKAWWWLIIPAPFLVLLCLYAIRKTDKGGRILDRLILSLPVSGGLTRQLLASRFSRTLGSLLDNGVPLLTALGITKTISGNRVIAALIEKSAQTVEQGGSLGSVLEKNAAFPDLAAQMIKVGEKSGEMEKMLEKSAELFERNVQTAITAATSIIEPLIILIMGVVIGFIVLAVCLPIFEINQLMG; from the coding sequence ATGGCTGTTTTTGAATACAACGGACTGACGGCTTCCGGGAGAAAAAAATCAGGTATTCTTGATGCTGAAAGTTCCGATGCCGCCCAGGAGGAGTTGAAACAAAAAGGCATTTTCCCTACATCAATTCTTCGCATTGAATCCGGGGCCGGACATATTAAAATAAAAAAAGGGGCGCCCCCCAAAAAAACATTGAATTTGCCGCCCCTGTTTTCTTCGGTAAAATCTTCGGAAATTACCATGATCACACGCCAGTTGGCCACGCTCCTGGCCGCGGGATTTCCCTTGCTCAAAGCCCTTGCCACCCTGGTGCCCCAGGCCAGGACCAAGGCATTTAAACGGGTCCTGTCCAGGGTTAAAGACGCCATTGAAGAGGGAAACAGTTTTGCCGACGCTTTGGCTGCCCACCCCCAGGTTTTTTCTGCGGTATACATCAACATGGTCAAAGCCGGGGAAGCCTCGGGCACGTTGGAGGTTGTGCTGGAACGGCTGGCCGATTTCAGCGAAAAACGGGAGGATACAAAAAAGAAAATACAGGCCTCCCTTGCCTATCCCATACTCATGGCCGTCATTGGTTTTCTTGTACTGATATTTCTTTTAACCTTTATTGTTCCCAATATCACAAAAATATTTACGGACATGAACCACGACCTGCCCATGCCCACCCAGATACTTCTGGGGATCAGCGGCATCGTAAAAGCATGGTGGTGGCTGATCATCCCTGCACCTTTTTTGGTTCTTTTATGTCTGTACGCCATCCGCAAAACAGATAAAGGGGGGCGCATTCTGGACCGGCTCATTTTATCCCTGCCGGTTTCCGGCGGCCTGACCCGGCAGCTTCTCGCATCCCGGTTTTCCAGGACCCTGGGGTCGTTGCTTGACAACGGGGTGCCGCTGTTAACCGCCCTTGGCATTACCAAAACCATATCCGGCAACCGGGTGATTGCCGCCCTGATCGAAAAATCGGCCCAGACCGTTGAACAAGGCGGCAGTCTGGGATCTGTTCTGGAAAAAAATGCTGCCTTTCCTGACCTTGCTGCCCAGATGATCAAGGTAGGAGAAAAGAGCGGTGAGATGGAAAAGATGCTGGAAAAATCGGCCGAACTGTTTGAAAGAAATGTTCAGACAGCCATTACAGCCGCCACATCCATCATTGAGCCGCTGATCATCCTTATCATGGGCGTGGTCATCGGGTTTATCGTTCTTGCGGTGTGTCTGCCGATTTTTGAAATCAACCAGTTAATGGGTTAA
- a CDS encoding YerC/YecD family TrpR-related protein: protein MRIDDQLLDVILSIKDKDELASFFEEIFTPAELSDLSLRWKLLKDLHAGMTQRKIAEKYGISLCKITRGSKVLKKEGAVALKVLDSIN, encoded by the coding sequence ATGCGAATAGACGATCAATTACTGGATGTTATCTTATCCATCAAAGACAAAGATGAGCTGGCGTCTTTTTTTGAAGAAATTTTTACACCGGCAGAGTTGTCGGACCTTTCTTTGCGCTGGAAACTCTTAAAAGACCTGCATGCAGGGATGACCCAGCGCAAAATTGCCGAAAAATACGGGATCAGCCTGTGTAAAATCACAAGGGGATCAAAGGTGCTCAAGAAAGAGGGGGCTGTTGCACTTAAGGTGTTGGATTCAATAAATTAA
- a CDS encoding YfcE family phosphodiesterase: MERLLVFSDLHGYLSAWLAVKALAGPGDAVAIAGDLFDTRYGSYNDDDFAPEQIRSTINDLDFELFYIYGNCDVEGFCKGFAHELSFKAFGKNIFMHHGHKDTLMIPRSTDIIIQGHTHLPELEKTKNYIHLNPGSIAVPRNGMATFAVIDDTGVSLVALSGEKLASLKF; encoded by the coding sequence ATGGAACGGCTTTTGGTATTTTCCGATCTTCACGGCTATCTTTCGGCCTGGCTGGCGGTAAAGGCGCTGGCCGGCCCCGGTGACGCCGTTGCCATTGCAGGGGATCTGTTTGATACAAGGTATGGCAGCTACAATGACGACGATTTTGCCCCGGAACAGATCCGGTCAACGATCAACGACCTGGATTTTGAACTTTTTTATATTTACGGCAATTGCGATGTGGAAGGATTCTGCAAAGGCTTTGCCCACGAACTCTCGTTTAAAGCCTTTGGGAAAAACATTTTCATGCATCACGGGCACAAGGATACCCTGATGATTCCCCGGAGCACGGATATCATTATTCAGGGACACACCCACCTGCCTGAACTTGAAAAAACGAAAAATTACATCCATCTCAATCCAGGCTCCATTGCAGTTCCCAGAAACGGCATGGCCACCTTCGCCGTCATTGACGACACCGGCGTAAGCCTGGTGGCGCTGTCCGGTGAAAAACTGGCATCACTGAAATTTTAG
- a CDS encoding integration host factor subunit alpha has product MALTKTIIAEKIQNELDLSRTVAYDVMEEFLEIIKETISNGEDIMISGFGKFCVNEKKARKGRNPATDEEMTLPARRVVTFKCSGKLRDLINSDN; this is encoded by the coding sequence ATGGCACTGACCAAAACTATTATTGCAGAAAAAATACAAAATGAGCTGGACCTGTCAAGAACCGTTGCCTATGATGTCATGGAAGAGTTCCTTGAAATCATAAAAGAGACTATTTCCAATGGTGAAGACATTATGATTTCAGGTTTCGGCAAATTTTGTGTCAACGAAAAAAAAGCAAGAAAAGGGCGCAACCCTGCAACCGATGAAGAGATGACACTTCCGGCCAGGCGGGTTGTCACATTTAAATGTTCCGGAAAACTCCGGGATTTAATCAATTCAGACAACTAA